Proteins encoded in a region of the Ornithodoros turicata isolate Travis chromosome 3, ASM3712646v1, whole genome shotgun sequence genome:
- the LOC135388632 gene encoding major facilitator superfamily domain-containing protein 12-like — translation MEASGSYEKITEASRSFRPTHVLSLRTRLAYSVGHVLNDLCASMWFTYLLLYFIMVLEFKNTLAGALMLVGQIADGLATPFVGIESDRDDNFWMCRYGRRKTWHLVGTLCVVGSFPFLFTRCVSCTEAAQTSQFVYYAAFIIIFQFGWAATQVSHLSLIPDLTPISHERVELNTLRYAFTVASNIVVYSVMWAVLGLAGDNTSSGKSTSSGDPSSPRGGETKVGPVDAHVFQKVVFIVVGLGAVFSLLFHLLVRDPSVTRRNSGLLGRNEYLKTLVLDKSKHLRWKDWFRHGNFYLVGLLYMATRLYVNLSQVFITMYLQSTLRLHRQTIAIIPLVMYVSGFFSSFTMKFASKRIGIKNVYITGAILGIIGSVWISFGNECLRYTHYEIYAIAVLIGMAGTTMLVTSLSLTNDLIGGHTSSGAFVFGAMSFLDKLANGIAVIVIEDVCSKLNCKNEDMKYYQYVMVYACGGAAAFGLMFSLCLCWVKDLSAPAQNGPPELPPSREGDINGDDDDAPLLGESSTASNIVA, via the exons ATGGAAGCCAGTGGCTCATACGAGAAGATCACCGAGGCATCCAGGTCCTTTCGACCGACGCATGTGCTGTCATTGAG GACAAGACTTGCCTACAGTGTCGGACATGTCTTGAATGACTTGTGTGCGTCTATGTGGTTTACCTATCTCCTGCTGTACTTCATCATGGTGCTCGAATTCAAGAACACACTGGCAGGTGCCCTTATGTTGGTAGGACAAATTGCGGATGGTCTGGCGACACCTTTCGTGGGTATAGAGTCTGACCGGGACGATAACTTCTGGATGTGTCGTTATGGGCGACGCAAGACGTGGCATCTTGTAG GTACTCTGTGCGTGGTCGGAAGCTTTCCTTTCCTGTTCACTCGTTGTGTGTCGTGTACAGAAGCTGCACAAACATCGCAGTTTGTCTACTATGCAGccttcatcatcatcttccAGTTCGGTTGGGCAGCCACACAAGTGTCACACCTGTCCCTCATTCCCGACCTCACACCCATCTCCCATGAGAGAGTGGAGCTGAACACCCTCAG GTATGCATTTACTGTGGCAAGCAACATTGTAGTGTACAGTGTCATGTGGGCAGTTCTTGGACTTGCTGGTGATAATACATCGTCAGGTAAAAGTACATCATCTGGTGACCCATCATCACCCAGGGGTGGTGAAACAAAAGTTGGTCCGGTCGATGCCCATGTCTTTCAG AAAGTTGTGTTCATTGTCGTTGGATTAGGTGCAGTATTCTCGTTACTGTTTCACTTACTCGTGAGGGATCCATCAGTCACACGCAGGAACAGTGGACTACTGGGTCGGAACGAGTATTTGAAAACGCTTGTTTTGGACAAGTCAAAGCACCTTCGGTGGAAGGATTGGTTTAGGCATGGAAACTTTTATCTG GTGGGCTTGCTGTACATGGCCACACGTCTTTATGTAAATCTTAGCCAAGTTTTTATTACAATGTACCTTCAGAGTACGCTACGTCTACATAGG CAAACTATAGCAATCATACCTCTGGTGATGTATGTCAGTGGATTTTTCTCATCATTCACTATGAAATTCGCTTCCAAGAGGATAGGCATAAAG AATGTCTACATCACTGGTGCCATCCTGGGCATTATTGGCTCTGTTTGGATCTCCTTCGGTAATGAGTGCTTGCGGTATACCCATTACGAGATCTACGCCATTGCAGTGCTCATTGGAATGGCAGGCACAACAATGCTTGTCACAAGTTTATCCCTCACAAATGACCTCATCGGAGGACACACA AGCAGTGGTGCATTTGTCTTTGGTGCTATGAGCTTCTTGGACAAGCTGGCTAATGGGATTGCTGTCATTGTTATTGAAGACGTGTGCTCTAAGTT AAACTGCAAGAACGAGGATATGAAGTACTACCAGTATGTCATGGTGTACGCTTGCGGAGGTGCAGCAGCGTTTGGCCTCATGTTCAGCCTGTGTCTTTGCTGGGTCAAGGACCTGTCTGCTCCTGCACAGAATG GACCTCCGGAGCTTCCACCGTCCAGGGAGGGAGACATTAACGGTGACGACGATGACGCTCCTCTGCTTGGTGAGTCGAGCACGGCCAGCAACATTGTTGCGTGA